The Toxotes jaculatrix isolate fToxJac2 chromosome 17, fToxJac2.pri, whole genome shotgun sequence genomic interval GAGTGTGGATTCTGATGGCTTGTTGCACTGTAGAGGCACTGTAATGTGTGTAGAGTAAATAGCATTAAAAGGCATGCAAGAGGAATAAGATATATATCAATGGACTTGATGCTAATTTACAACGGTCCATGAGGATGATGGACTTATACCTGTTGCATTCCTTTAAGTGaaattttgtgcttttgttgtaTGTGGCCAACAGAGAATTTGAACTCCTTATAACCACTAACTGCAAGAGAGATTGAATGGTATAGTTTCAGAAACATTCTGTAATCGTTCACTGAGCTTAAAATATGTCTGTTTTGCAGTTCACTGGTTATTTTAGGGCTCTTGcttttgtttaatattttcttttgggCTCTTTTTAtcttcagtgcttttttttttttttttttatctatagTCTGTCTTGAAACATGTGCATCTCAAGCCATGTTTCTTCCTGCTGATAGGACAAAATCAAATAATTTATGACTACACCATGGATGACCTTgtttaataacttttttttttttttttaaataaagccaTTGTAATGTAAACACTAATGGATTGGGTACAATAGAGCAAAAATACCTCCCCCCCCAAATATTCAAACctgatttcacatttcatggtgtggacatttaatttttttatctgtctgtctgtctgcttccaGGGTAAAGCTGACTTCATGGGCAGAACCTTTGCTAAGCCTGTGGTCAAGATGGCAGATGAGCACTATGGTCCCCCACGCTTCCCTCCACAGCTGGAGTACTATCAGATCTACCGTGGGAACTGCACTGCTGGAGAAATGCTGGCAGCCTTTGAACTGCTGCAGGCAAGTCTATGAAATGCAGATAGCTGTGAGTTTACGTAACTGCAGTTGTCATTCACATCGTATTAAAAGTAGAAGTGTCATTATGCTCTCTTGTGTCGTCTCTTAGATTGGCCCCAATGGCAAAGCTGACCTGCCTCCCATAGACGGTCCCACAGATATGGACCGTGGTCCAATCCTGCCTGTACCACTGGGGATCAGACCAGTGCTCAGCAAGTACAGGATTGAGGTAAAACTTCATTTAACATGGAAACAGGAAAGTGATCCTAGTGACTAATTACTCAGTGATAACATTCACTGACCAAAAATGACCATGTagaaaatttaaattcagtctTAAATCAAACACCAACAAAATTATTGTTCACCAATATGAATATTAGTGAACTTTCCTATCTTTCAGGTTTTGTTCTGGGGCTTGAGAGACCTGAAGAGGGTGAATCTGGCCCAGGTGGATCGGCCTCGTGTGGACATTGAATGTGCTGGGAAGGGAGTACAGTCTGCCATCATCCCCAACTACAAGAAAAACCCCAACTTCAGCACCCTCGTCAAGTGGTTTGAAGTGGTATGTTATCAATTCAATGACTTGTTTCTTATTAAAGTTTGCTCCATCACCTTGTatttacatttcacacaaataagAAGCACTGAGTAATACACTCAATTTGTCGGTGCTGACCACTTCATGTGATCTTGTACTTGTTAGCCCGTCTAATTCtggattttgtttgttgtaggATTTGCCTGAGAATGAGTTGCTTCACCCGCCGCTGAACATCCGAGTGGTGGACTGCAGGGCTTTTGGTCGCTACACTCTGGTTGGCTCGATTGCTGTCACCAGCCTGAGGAAGTTCATCTATAGGCCGTCAGACAAGCAGGCCAACAACTGGTCCACAACAGGTAGAAACTAAAACCTGgggtctttgtttttgtttttgtttttgttttgtttttttcaacattGGCACATCAAATGATGTAGACACAGTATGTGTTTGTCCTTACAATTAAATAGTTCCTGTgaaagacagtgtgtgataatataaataaacaatatcaTGTTGTCAAGGTTTAACTTTGACAAATGGAGTGACTCCTGtcacctgtttctctctcagaggAAATTATTGTGGTCAGCATGGAACCTGAGCCTACTTTTAAGAAGATGGACACTGTGGTCAAACTAGACTCTGtaagtttttcttgttttttttttttaattttatgtaacCTTTATTTATAGAATTAGACCCAGTTTGCACACTAGCAGCCTAATAAAtacagagtaaagaaaaaaatttgataaTGATTGCAGTATTTTGTAATTGTACAGAGAAATATAGTCCCATGATTTTACATCATGCAATCTGGTTTTCTGTCTAGTGCTCTGATGCTGTGGTCAAAGTGGAGGTAAGCAAGGCGCTGTGGCctctttacattttataaatcaaaATTGAAAGATTTCATGTTGTTTCAAGAAATCCTGAAGTTTCGTTGACAAGATGTGTGACGCTTCATGTACAAACAGGATGATGATAAGgatgaaaaggggaaaaagaagaagaggaagaagggtGATGAGCCTGAAGAAGAGGAACTTGACGAGAGCATGTTGGACTGGTGGTCCAAATATTTTGCCTCCATTGAAACTTTGACAGAGGTGAAAAACAGGATGTTAGCGCAGCAGTTTTGATTTGGCACAGTCAGCCACTTTTTGTTCAATTTTATTTGGATTTCAATGAATACAGTTGAGACTCTGGTCTTACAGGCACTCAGGGCTCAAGAAGCAGCTCTCTCAGATTCAGAGGAAAAAGATGACATGGACATTGCAGATGGTGGAGGTAAAACCAGATGACCTTAAATAAAAATGGCTTATGGTTTTTGTAATTAGCATTCAAGTTTTATACTATGATTTATGCTTTCACGTGCCCCCGTGTCAGCCCTGTGCCATGTAATATCTTTAGGTTGTccttaaaatttgtttttatctgttcaAGCACAAAATCAGTGATGTTTAAAGTGTCCAAGTATTTTGCTGAACTTCAAAGTCTGAGCTCAAAGTTTAGTATCGAATAGACTAGACTAACACAGAACTACAGAATTGCTTGTGCCTTTGTAACATACATTTAACTTGACTTTTCAAATTAAGTACGTGCATGTTTGTCTTTCATGAGCTCACTAACTCATTCTGTCGTTTTCTTCTACAGTGCAGTAGTGAACCTCGTAGCCCAAGAATGCCTCCATGTAGATGCTGACATGAATCGAAATTTCTATGCGTGGGACAACCACATTTTCTCTCATATTAGCCCATTTGCATGCCATGAAAGTTGTCAATGACAAATTGCagtgaatcaaaaaaaaaatgcacagagtgCAGTTTGATGACATGATGGACATTTATCATGGTGatataataacatttttaatcatgtttgaTTCTGTGCTGTGCTACCACACAGAATCAGCTATTTGTAATACGAGAAAATATACTTGCAAATGTAGTATACACTGGATTGTATGGTGCTGGTTACTATACATATAGACATATGACCTTGACGACAAGAACCAGTCAAGTTGTGAGCTTGTCTTTAATGAGCTTTTCAGAGTCAGCACAGCTGCCTGCCAGGAGGATCCTGTCACAGTATCCCCACTGAACTGTATACTGCCAGAGTATACAGTTCAATGGCCTGCTTGCTGCATACAATAACAGCTGGTTTTTGGCAACTTTCATGTGGAATTCATGTCTCGAGTGCTCTGCTtcttcacccccccccacccccccccttcACTCCATCCTCACCACTAACCTGTACTCAGATATAAAACCTGATGACTCTCCTGTGAAAGGCActaagagaggaaaaggaaagaaggaaaagaggaagccGGCAGTTGATCCATTTGAGAAGAAAAAGCCGAAGTTGGATGAGCTGAAGGTACTGAAATGGATtcagcacatactgtactgctGACAGAAATTTCAGTTCAAGCTAGAAGAGAATAAAGGCTGTTGCTTACACATGACAAGATGTGACAactttatgttttatatatattatttctttttttttttttttttttttttttttttttttaaatttcccttTACAAAAGGTGTATCCAAAGGAACTGGAGAGTGAATTTGACAGCTTTGAGGACTGGCTCCACAGTTTTAACCTGTTCAGGGGAAAAGGCGGCGACGATGACGACCAAAACGTGACAGACGAGGACAGGATTGTTGGGAAATTCAAAGTAAGAACAGAATGTTTAGAGTAGAACACACTATTTAGGATTAAGTTATTTTTTCCTCAGTTCCATCAGTTCTCTGTATTTGCCATGTCTTAAAAAAGAAGCGCATCATAGATTAGTGGTTGTTTAGCTGACATAAGACGGGTGCAGACAGTATGCAGTGCTTTACTTGTTATGCAACTTTTTTTAGATAACACGTGTTTTCCAACATTTTTTCAAGTATAACTGTTCATTTGTTTCACCGTGTCCTTTTAGGGCTCACTGTGCATGTACAAAGTGTCAGATGATATGCCCAGAGACATGAGCTACGACTCCAACATGGGAATGTTTCAGAACATTCCTAACAACGATCCCATCAACATCCTTGTCCGCATCTATGTCATCAGGGTAAGCTGTGTGTTCTGAACTTCACTGCATTTCAGTGTGAATACCAGTGCAAATATACCTGGAAGAGATCAGATTCTACAGAAaggaatgtttttattttatttattttgtcaggcGACTGATCTGCATCCAGCTGACATTAATGGGAAGGCTGACCCATACATCGCAATCAAACTGGGAAAGACAGAgatcaaagacaaagagaactACATCTCTAAACAGCTGAACCCTTTGTTTGGCAAGTAAGTAGACAGGCTGTATTTCTGTTTAGTGAGAAAAATAATTTGTATGACTTTACAAAGTTATTCTCAGTTACAGATAAATTCTATTTATACATGAAAACCCAACAAATGCTGCATTTCTTATTCTTTCAGATCCTTTGACGTGGAGGCCACATTTCCCATGGATTCCACACTCACAGTGTCCATTTATGACTGGGACCTGGTGGGAACCGATGACCTGATTGGAGAAACCAAAATTGACCTTGAGAACCGTTTCTACaccaaacacagagccacaTGTGGGATCTCATGTAACTATGCCATGTAAGAGTCAGAGGCTGGCCTCCCTGTGGCAGGGTGTGGAAAAATAGTGGTAAATTACTTGACGCAGGATAATGCAAGACATTAACTTTCAACTTTATGTGGCTGTATGTGTCTAAATGGTAATCCCCACAAAGGTGTTAaacatgatttttgttttgggtgTTTTACAAAAGGTTTGGAAAAAATTCCACTATATACCGCAGAGTCATACTTTCATTGAGTGCATTATTTCTCATGTAACTCTTAGCTACTTCCGTTCTTTTCTGTAGCCATGGTTACAATGTTTGGAGGGACCCCCTGAAACCCACACATATCCTGGCTAAGCTGTGCAAGGACGGAAAACTGGATGGGCCTCACTATGGCCCTGGTGGAAGAGTGAAGGTGGAGAACCGTGTCTTCATGGCACCGACTGAGATCGAGGATGAGAACGGTATCTGTTAATTTTACTCAGTCTTTGGTTTCTCTCAATTAAGCTGATTACCTGCatggggagtgtgtgtgatcGGCTGCCTGTAATATTGGTAATACAAAATGTACTTGTTTTAAATTGGTAAAGTGTGATTTCAGTAGCACTTTAAGATAGTATTTAAATCATGGATTATGTTTTTGTCAGGTTTGAAGAAGCAGACCGATGAACATCTGGCTCTGACCGTGTTGAAGCACTGGGAGGAAATCCCTCGAGTTGGATGCAAACTCGTCCCAGAACACGTGGAAACACGACCGCTGCTTCACCCTGACAAACCAGGAATTGAACAAGTATGTCCATAAATCCACATTCTCTCTACCATCACCTGCTACATGTTTTAAACAGACATGTTTacaatctgtacaaaaaaagttctatatatatttatttagcCTGACAGTTTCCTTGTATTCAACTGTGATTAGGGAAGAATCGAGATGTGGGTGGATATGTTCCCGAAGGACATGACAGCCCCGGGCCCTGCACTGGACATTTCACCAAGGAAACCAAAATCGTATGTCCTGTTTTCTGAACTGGGTCAAGGAGTTTGCAGTGTTCATATACACTACATAAATGTGTCATTAGATTGTCATTAGTAATTGCAATATTGATCAGTGTGTCATTATATTCTGTGTCTTGTCATTTCTACCTGCCTCCAGGTTTGAACTGAGGGTGATCGTCTGGAACACAGATGAAGTTGTTCTTGAGGATGATGATATCTTTACTGGCGAGAAATCAAGTGATATATTTGTGCGAGGGTAATTATGGGCTTcataagttgttgtttttgtggtttcttttttttcttagtagCTCCTTTCTCACTACCTTTACTTTTTTAAGTGCACAACTGGACCAAGACCACTTCATgatccacagattttttttttaatttctagtTCTGATGGAAATTAATACTTAATTTGTTGAGATTTTGAGTTTACCCCACATCATCCCCTGTAACAGTTGGTTGAAAGGGCAGCAGGAGGACAAGCAGGACACTGACGTCCACTACCACTCCATCACTGGGGAGGGCAACTTCAACTGGCGCTTCATCTACCCCTTCGACTACCTCATGGCCGAAGAGAAGATTGTCATCTCAAAAAAAGCGTCCATGTTTGCCTGGGATGAGACTGAGTACAAGATTCCAGCTCGTCTCAATCTGCAAGTGTGGGATGCTGACCATTTCTCTGCAGATGACTTCTTAGGTACAGCGGAAGATCATTTATAATAACCTATAGGGTTACCTATGGGGTAACTTGAGAGCTTTGTTGAGCAAATGCCATTTTTGCAAACTGGATTTTGTAACAACAAATTGAATAAGCTTGTTGGTATATTTTCCAATGCAACTCATCAGAccttcttttttgtttattaaataCTTTTTGTTTATTCCACCCTGCCGACTGACCTTTCTTGCATTTAATTAAGTTAAATAATATCTCTTTTTAGGTGCAATTGAGCTGGATCTGAACCGTTTCCCACGTGGTGCAAAGACTGCCAAGCAGTGCACCATTGAGATGGTGACAAATGAAGCAGAGATGCCCATGGTCTCCATCTTCAAACAGAAGAGGATCAAAGGCTGGTGGCCTTTTGTGGCCAGAAATGAAGAGGACGAGTTTGAACTGACAGTAAGTCAAACTAAAGAACCGCGGTATTAACTAAAATAAGACTAAGCCTACAGCTATGCTGGTGGCTCTTTAAGGCTATACACAAGGGCACTATAGCTAACACTGGCATGTCAATATGCTCACAGTGAAGAAACATATAATGCTAACTTGCGgatgtttagcaggtgtaatgtttacaATGGTCTATGATGGCtaagactttatttttttttatttttcagggaAAAGTGGAAGCAGAGCTGCACCTTCTGACTGGAGAGGAAGCTGAGAAAAGCCCAGCTGGTGACGGACGCAACGAGCCAGACCCACTGGAGAAACCCAAGTATGAAGGATGTTTTCCCATCACCCCACtgtctgaattttttttcttgtacattGCACACAATTCTTTTGATCTATTTTTCTCAGCTACATTGCCCAGTTCATTCCTTGGCTTCTACTTTTTCCCCATCCTACATACACAGAGAAGCACAAATACTGAGGTttatgtgacacacacacacacttagttATAATGGCATAAAATCCGGCTTGATTCCGtgcaaaaacagcaacaaaataaatatgataaataaaactttataaatgaaataataaatatatcatAAACATAAAACGTGAAATCTTAAAAATCTTAAATGTACATAAAAAAGcataaagaaaaactgacaaaaataataGGTGAAATCAATTTCATGAAATGAAGAGACATTTATTTGGGTTTACTTCAACCAACTTCTGGACTTTTGCCTAGGATCTTCTTTCTTTACACGGTAAGTTGCTGTTTCTTCTTATCTTTTGCGTATATATCTGCTTAGAATCGTCTTTACGTTCCCAAGTCATACTGTAAATTGTTTCTCTGCCATTCCTTCTGCTTTATCTGTGTTTCAGTAATGTCAGCTACATTTACGTTTAAATTTGACTCTTGAAAAAGAGTAGAACTCTAAAGGTCCATAATGGTGCTTGCAGTCTGTATTACTGAACacgtgtgtttctgttcttccAGCCGTCCAGACACCAGCCTTCTGTGGTTCCTCACTCCCTTCAAAGCCATAAAACACTTGGTCTGCAACCAGTACAAGTGGCTGGCCATCAAGATTGTCACTGCCCTCCTGCTGCTGGCCATGCTGGCTCTTTTCCTCTACAGCATGCCTGGTTACATGGTCAAGAAAATGCTGGGAGCTTGAGATGTTACTCAGACACCTCTGCAGAAGGTTCCAGCAGTTTCACTAACCAGATGGcttctaactctctctctcttcgctGCCTATTTTCTGTCTACGGTTTCCCTTCAATCCcagctttttaaaaactaaatagaATCAGTATTATAATACTATATAGCAACAAGCATATAATGTTTTGAAAATCAACCATGCATTTTCAACTCAccagtgtagtgtagtgtagtgtagtgtagtgtagtgttaaAGTGGTACCTAAGATTCAATGCAGCCTAGTCAATCCAAGGCAAAATCTACAGATAAAGGTGTTTATCTGAAGTTGAATATTTGAAGTACATCTTCTATTTTTAGTCATAATATCCACATAAGGCTGGACTGCAGAGACATGCTCTTCAGTGAAGAGTAGGTCATAGCAAGTATGTACATGCTGCTGAAGAGTATTTGTTTGTTCCAAAATCACAATATGCCGTAATTTGAAAAGTTAGTGATGAGGAGCAGCTGAAAGATGCATATTCGGGTTAATGAAGTGTGTCTAACTTGATCTAGAGATAATAAAGGTAAGAACGCTGCAGCAGAAGCTTGGAACCAGATCTCCATGAAACTGACTGATCTAACCATCCCTGTAGTAATGCTGGCTGTGTATGaaattaaatacagttttgCATTGGGGTGTTTTGGATTccttatttttgtattattttggtCAGTGTTCTGACCaagtttgtttatgtttttttttttcagtagcatGCACAGCTTAACTTATGACTTGAATAAtgttacaaaaaacaaaatatttatttcactaATTATTCTACTAGTCCTTAGCTTGTACTGTATATTCCTCTGTAAACTGTATGAGTTATAGGCAGTGTTGAGTTGGAAAACGTGACCTTTTCACTTCTGACACCACCACAATTGATACAGTGTGGAATTACAGGGCTTCAGCACTTGCCTCTATCTTTTATATGTGTCGTCTTCATCCGGTTTCCACACCAACAAGAATATAGTGTGTGAATATGGTGTGGAGGTAAGCAGGTCTAACCACAGGTTGTATCAGTATGTGGGCACCTCCtctttttatgttatgtttgcAAGCAATGAATTCATTATTTTGGATTGTTGACTGGCTTTGGCTTCTTTAACATCTGTTTACGTCCCTTCTGCTCCACCAGCCGTCCAGATGTTGCCCTCCTCTGGTTCCTCATCCCTCTCAAAGCTGCGAAACACCTGGTGTGTGACCAGTACAG includes:
- the LOC121196981 gene encoding otoferlin-like — protein: MKRSRHRGNKEERNGDEPAILETENLDRQGTFMGGGPDPDTISLASVTAVTTNVSNKRSKPDIKMEPSSGRPVDYQVSVTVIEARQLVGLNMDPMVCVEIGEDKKYTSMKESTNCPYYNEYFVFDFHVPPDVMFDKILKLSVIHSKNLLRSGTLVGTFKLDVGTIYFQPEHQFYHKWALLSDPDDITAGCKGYVKCDIAVVAKGDTIKTPHKANESDEDDIEGNLLLPEGVPAERQWARYYLKIYRAEGLPRMNTSIMANVKKAFIGENKDLVDPYVQVQFAGQKGKTSVQKSCYEPIWNEQIVFTEMFPPLCKRMKIQLRDSDKVNDVALGTHFLDLRKISNDGDKGFLPTLGPAWINMYGSTRTYTLMDEYQELNEGLGEGVSFRARLLISLGVEILDPSSPDTTSSTEVQVEGVPNISETATGKVEEFFLFGSFLEATMIDRKIGDKPINFEVTIGYYGNEIDGVAMAKTKGKKGGGNGDEEETELIHNSSDEEMDSDGDLTSVATTPPMKPVITDRNYFHLPYFERKPCIYIKSLWQDQRRRMYNANIIDNIADKLEDGLNDVQEIIKTEKAYPERRLRGVLEELSQGCSQFLSLANKDQNQSGRTKLDKERLKLCLSEVEAIGQQAKAMRSQVKKSTVRDKIKLVQNFLTKLRFLADEPQHSVPDIFIWMISNGKRIAYARVPSKDILYSSIDEERGKECGKVKTIFLRIPGKKGFGPAGWTVQSKIEIYLWLGLNRQRKDYLSGLPNGFEENKLSRGPGLPSSPPISLTYMMKQIFQLRVHMYQARSLFAADSTGLSDPFARVFFSTQSQVTEVLAETLCPTWDQLLVFENVELFGEASELRDDPPIIVIELYDQDTVGKADFMGRTFAKPVVKMADEHYGPPRFPPQLEYYQIYRGNCTAGEMLAAFELLQIGPNGKADLPPIDGPTDMDRGPILPVPLGIRPVLSKYRIEVLFWGLRDLKRVNLAQVDRPRVDIECAGKGVQSAIIPNYKKNPNFSTLVKWFEVDLPENELLHPPLNIRVVDCRAFGRYTLVGSIAVTSLRKFIYRPSDKQANNWSTTEEIIVVSMEPEPTFKKMDTVVKLDSCSDAVVKVEDDDKDEKGKKKKRKKGDEPEEEELDESMLDWWSKYFASIETLTEALRAQEAALSDSEEKDDMDIADGGDIKPDDSPVKGTKRGKGKKEKRKPAVDPFEKKKPKLDELKVYPKELESEFDSFEDWLHSFNLFRGKGGDDDDQNVTDEDRIVGKFKGSLCMYKVSDDMPRDMSYDSNMGMFQNIPNNDPINILVRIYVIRATDLHPADINGKADPYIAIKLGKTEIKDKENYISKQLNPLFGKSFDVEATFPMDSTLTVSIYDWDLVGTDDLIGETKIDLENRFYTKHRATCGISCNYAIHGYNVWRDPLKPTHILAKLCKDGKLDGPHYGPGGRVKVENRVFMAPTEIEDENGLKKQTDEHLALTVLKHWEEIPRVGCKLVPEHVETRPLLHPDKPGIEQGRIEMWVDMFPKDMTAPGPALDISPRKPKSFELRVIVWNTDEVVLEDDDIFTGEKSSDIFVRGWLKGQQEDKQDTDVHYHSITGEGNFNWRFIYPFDYLMAEEKIVISKKASMFAWDETEYKIPARLNLQVWDADHFSADDFLGAIELDLNRFPRGAKTAKQCTIEMVTNEAEMPMVSIFKQKRIKGWWPFVARNEEDEFELTGKVEAELHLLTGEEAEKSPAGDGRNEPDPLEKPNRPDTSLLWFLTPFKAIKHLVCNQYKWLAIKIVTALLLLAMLALFLYSMPGYMVKKMLGA